In Vibrio bathopelagicus, one DNA window encodes the following:
- a CDS encoding TIGR02808 family protein: MSTLESVIWHVLGYSAMPVIILGGFAGVAAVSLWLLSMTKDKEID; this comes from the coding sequence ATGAGTACTTTAGAAAGCGTAATTTGGCACGTCCTAGGTTACAGTGCTATGCCAGTTATCATTCTTGGTGGCTTTGCAGGTGTTGCAGCCGTATCTCTTTGGCTTTTATCTATGACTAAAGACAAAGAAATCGATTAA
- a CDS encoding NapC/NirT family cytochrome c yields MIKLLKAFWKRLATPSKAAVGVVLFLGFAGGLLFWGAFNTGMQATNTEEFCSGCHAPIVAEIQETIHYSNRSGVRAICSDCHVPHEWTDKIVRKVQASKELYAHFIAKTIDTEEKFKARRAHLAEREWKRMKGNDSLECRNCHQFDYMDFSEQSPRSAKQHSTALASGEKTCVDCHKGIAHKLPDMHGVEGWQ; encoded by the coding sequence ATGATAAAATTACTTAAAGCATTTTGGAAAAGACTCGCGACACCAAGTAAAGCAGCGGTAGGCGTTGTACTTTTCTTGGGGTTCGCAGGCGGTCTTTTGTTCTGGGGTGCATTTAACACAGGTATGCAAGCAACCAACACGGAAGAGTTCTGTTCTGGTTGTCACGCTCCTATTGTTGCTGAAATCCAAGAAACAATTCACTACTCTAACCGCTCAGGCGTTCGTGCTATCTGTTCAGATTGTCACGTACCTCACGAGTGGACAGATAAGATTGTTCGCAAGGTTCAGGCATCTAAAGAGTTGTACGCACACTTTATTGCGAAAACCATCGATACTGAAGAGAAGTTCAAAGCACGTCGTGCTCACCTTGCTGAACGTGAGTGGAAACGTATGAAAGGCAATGACTCACTTGAGTGTCGTAACTGTCACCAGTTCGATTACATGGACTTCTCAGAGCAAAGCCCTCGTAGTGCGAAACAACACTCAACTGCGCTAGCTTCTGGTGAAAAAACGTGTGTAGATTGCCACAAAGGTATCGCACATAAACTACCAGACATGCACGGCGTTGAAGGCTGGCAATAA
- a CDS encoding phasin family protein: MYTDIFKTITDQTEKQFEPYLKFNKLVAKNVQTMTELQMNALQTYTDMGLAQMKAVSEIKDVNSLTAFNGQQLTALTQLSQQMMSDSSKMQAAAKEFKEDVETLTTENLKTVTPA, from the coding sequence ATGTACACGGATATTTTCAAAACAATCACAGACCAGACAGAAAAGCAGTTCGAACCGTACTTGAAATTCAATAAGTTGGTTGCAAAGAACGTTCAAACAATGACTGAACTTCAAATGAATGCGTTGCAGACTTATACCGATATGGGTCTTGCACAAATGAAAGCAGTCAGTGAAATCAAAGACGTAAATAGTCTTACAGCTTTTAACGGTCAGCAACTAACGGCACTCACTCAATTATCTCAACAGATGATGAGTGATAGCTCAAAAATGCAAGCTGCTGCAAAAGAGTTCAAAGAAGATGTTGAAACACTAACAACTGAAAATTTGAAAACAGTTACACCTGCATAA
- a CDS encoding SDR family oxidoreductase — MKKLALITGSKGGIGSAISSKLVADGYRVIATYFTGNYQCALDWFNEKQFTEEQVRLFELDVTNTAECAQSLSKLLEEEGTVDVLVNNAGITRDSVFKKMDAEAWKEVIETNLNSLFNVTQPLFAPMCEKGNCRVINISSVNGLKGQFGQTNYSAAKAGMIGFSKALAAEGARSGVTVNVVAPGYTGTPMVEQMKPEVLDSIKNQIPMKRLATPVEIADAVGFLASESGAYITGETLSVNGGLYMH, encoded by the coding sequence ATGAAAAAACTTGCTTTAATTACAGGATCAAAAGGCGGTATCGGCTCAGCAATTTCTTCTAAATTAGTCGCGGATGGCTATCGTGTTATCGCGACCTATTTTACTGGGAATTATCAGTGCGCACTGGATTGGTTTAATGAAAAACAATTTACTGAAGAGCAAGTGAGATTGTTTGAATTAGATGTCACCAACACCGCTGAATGTGCACAGAGCTTAAGCAAGTTGTTAGAAGAAGAAGGCACGGTGGATGTTTTGGTCAACAACGCCGGTATTACTCGTGACAGCGTTTTCAAAAAGATGGATGCCGAAGCTTGGAAAGAGGTGATTGAGACTAACCTCAACAGCCTTTTCAATGTGACACAGCCTCTGTTTGCACCGATGTGCGAAAAGGGCAACTGCCGAGTCATCAACATTTCGTCAGTGAACGGTCTTAAAGGTCAGTTCGGACAAACTAATTATTCCGCAGCAAAGGCTGGAATGATTGGTTTTTCAAAAGCACTCGCTGCTGAAGGTGCAAGAAGTGGTGTGACAGTAAACGTTGTTGCCCCTGGCTATACAGGCACGCCTATGGTTGAGCAAATGAAGCCTGAAGTCCTTGATTCAATTAAAAACCAAATCCCAATGAAACGTCTAGCGACGCCTGTAGAAATTGCAGACGCAGTGGGCTTTTTAGCAAGTGAATCTGGCGCATACATTACAGGCGAAACACTGTCTGTGAATGGCGGCTTGTACATGCACTAA
- the phaC gene encoding class I poly(R)-hydroxyalkanoic acid synthase codes for MFQHFFPDYLVKLQQTNQQWWENFEQNKEAAQSPLNKAMQELNFDDASKIFEQAANQPAVLLQLQSQWWEQQLQIWQNAALMGNTESVIAEDRGDKRFIDDAWKNDPFYSFIKQSYLLFSKSYIDTINSIEGIDEKTKERVAFFSRQAINAMSPSNFIATNPELMKLTLERNGENLLDGLEQLQADVEASADILKIRMTNNNAFRLGVDVANTEGDVVFQNDLFELIQYHPKTPQVNATPLLIVPPFINKYYILDLREKNSMVRWLLEQGHSVFMMSWRNPGEAQKDQEFGDYVTEGVVKAVTAIEDITGKEQINAAGYCIGGTVLASTVAYYAAKRMKKRIKTATFFTTLLDFSQPGEVGAYINETIIDAIEKQNDAKGYMDGRSLSVTFSLLRENSLYWNYYIDNYLKGSSPMEFDLLYWNSDSTNVAAKCHNFLLRELYLENKLVQDKGVKVGGVWIDLNKIKIPSYFISAKEDHIALWQGTYRGALNTGGNKTFVLGESGHIAGIVNHPEKKKYGYWLNDNLDDSADEWLNNASHNEGSWWTHWDQWLQGFEADEKIEPFNQGSELNPVIGKAPGNYVKQVLPIVDKETAEKEA; via the coding sequence ATGTTTCAACACTTCTTTCCGGACTACCTTGTTAAGCTTCAACAAACGAACCAGCAATGGTGGGAAAATTTTGAACAAAACAAGGAAGCCGCGCAATCTCCCCTAAATAAAGCGATGCAAGAATTGAATTTTGATGATGCATCAAAAATCTTCGAGCAAGCCGCAAACCAACCAGCCGTTCTACTTCAGTTGCAATCCCAATGGTGGGAACAGCAACTGCAAATCTGGCAAAACGCAGCACTGATGGGTAACACCGAGAGCGTTATCGCTGAAGATCGTGGTGACAAGCGTTTTATCGATGATGCATGGAAGAACGACCCTTTCTATAGCTTCATCAAGCAATCTTATTTGCTGTTTAGTAAAAGCTATATCGATACCATCAACTCGATTGAAGGCATTGACGAGAAAACCAAAGAGCGTGTAGCGTTCTTTTCACGTCAGGCAATCAATGCAATGTCCCCAAGCAATTTTATCGCGACCAATCCAGAGTTGATGAAGCTGACTCTTGAGAGAAATGGCGAGAACCTTCTTGATGGGTTAGAGCAGTTGCAAGCGGACGTGGAAGCGAGTGCCGACATCCTTAAGATCCGCATGACCAACAATAATGCATTCCGATTGGGTGTGGATGTTGCGAATACAGAAGGTGATGTCGTCTTTCAAAATGATTTGTTTGAGTTGATTCAGTATCACCCAAAGACACCACAAGTCAATGCGACACCATTGTTGATCGTTCCGCCGTTTATCAATAAGTACTATATTCTCGACCTCCGTGAAAAGAACTCGATGGTGCGTTGGTTGCTTGAACAAGGGCATAGCGTATTTATGATGTCTTGGCGCAATCCGGGTGAGGCACAGAAAGACCAAGAATTCGGAGACTACGTCACGGAAGGTGTTGTTAAGGCGGTTACCGCTATTGAAGACATTACCGGCAAAGAGCAAATCAATGCGGCGGGTTATTGTATTGGCGGCACGGTACTCGCATCTACGGTGGCTTACTATGCAGCTAAGCGTATGAAGAAACGCATAAAAACGGCGACCTTCTTTACCACGTTATTAGATTTCTCTCAGCCGGGTGAGGTTGGGGCGTACATCAATGAGACGATAATCGACGCGATTGAGAAACAGAACGACGCTAAAGGTTATATGGATGGTCGCTCGTTGAGCGTGACGTTCAGTTTGCTTCGAGAGAACAGCTTATACTGGAACTATTACATCGATAACTACCTCAAAGGCAGCAGCCCGATGGAGTTTGACCTATTGTACTGGAACAGTGATAGCACGAACGTGGCGGCTAAATGTCATAACTTCTTGCTGCGAGAGCTCTACCTTGAAAACAAACTGGTTCAAGATAAAGGCGTGAAAGTAGGCGGTGTTTGGATTGATTTGAATAAGATCAAAATACCAAGCTACTTTATCTCAGCCAAAGAAGACCATATTGCTTTGTGGCAAGGAACTTACCGTGGTGCATTGAACACCGGTGGCAACAAAACGTTTGTTCTGGGTGAGTCTGGTCATATCGCAGGCATTGTTAACCATCCAGAGAAAAAGAAATACGGCTACTGGTTGAACGACAACCTAGACGACTCTGCTGACGAATGGCTAAACAACGCAAGCCATAATGAAGGGTCATGGTGGACACACTGGGATCAATGGTTACAAGGCTTTGAAGCTGACGAGAAAATCGAACCTTTCAATCAAGGCTCAGAGCTGAACCCTGTGATTGGCAAAGCACCAGGCAACTATGTAAAACAGGTGCTGCCAATTGTTGATAAAGAGACAGCAGAGAAAGAAGCTTAG
- a CDS encoding acetyl-CoA C-acetyltransferase, producing MEKVFIVAAKRTPIGAFTGSLKNITAGELAGVAIKGALESADVPLNVIDEVIVGNVISAGQGMGVARQASLYAGLAEEVPAYGVNMICGSGMKAVMDAAAHIKAKDAEVVIAAGVEVMSQIPFIVPPSIRNGHKMGDISMKDLLVGDGLTDAFNHYHMGMTAENIANALNISRLAQDNYALESQQKAVAAIEAGKFQGQIVSVEVKQRRQTVTFDTDEYPKSDATFDALQKLRPAFDREGTVTAGNASGINDGASAIILASESAVVKYGLTPLVELSSYAQSGLDPKIMGLGPVEAVSKALDKADLTLEEVELFELNEAFAAQALGVMYQLSEQHDLPLEAFRSKVNVNGGAIALGHPLGASGNRIIVSLIHEMIEQHTNYGVASLCVGGGMGTAVLLKGIED from the coding sequence ATGGAAAAGGTATTTATTGTTGCTGCAAAGCGCACACCTATTGGTGCATTTACAGGGTCGTTAAAAAACATCACAGCAGGCGAGTTAGCGGGCGTCGCGATTAAAGGGGCTTTGGAGTCTGCTGATGTTCCATTAAACGTGATTGACGAAGTGATTGTTGGGAACGTGATTTCAGCGGGACAAGGAATGGGCGTTGCCCGTCAAGCCTCTCTTTACGCTGGACTTGCTGAAGAAGTCCCGGCTTATGGCGTTAACATGATCTGCGGCAGCGGTATGAAAGCGGTGATGGATGCGGCGGCTCACATTAAAGCAAAAGACGCTGAAGTAGTGATTGCGGCGGGTGTTGAGGTGATGTCTCAGATTCCTTTTATTGTGCCACCAAGTATTCGCAATGGTCACAAAATGGGTGACATCTCGATGAAGGACTTGCTGGTGGGTGATGGGTTAACAGACGCGTTCAATCATTATCACATGGGAATGACGGCTGAAAACATCGCCAACGCGTTAAATATTTCGCGTCTCGCACAAGATAACTACGCGTTAGAAAGCCAACAGAAAGCCGTAGCCGCAATCGAAGCGGGCAAGTTCCAAGGTCAAATCGTCTCTGTAGAAGTTAAGCAGCGCAGACAAACCGTCACTTTTGATACCGATGAGTATCCTAAGTCTGATGCGACGTTTGATGCTTTGCAAAAGCTTCGTCCGGCATTCGATCGAGAAGGAACTGTCACTGCTGGTAATGCGTCAGGCATCAATGATGGTGCAAGTGCCATTATCTTAGCGTCTGAATCGGCGGTCGTGAAATACGGCCTGACACCACTGGTCGAGCTGAGTAGCTACGCGCAATCTGGTTTAGATCCCAAAATCATGGGGCTAGGCCCAGTAGAAGCGGTATCTAAAGCGTTAGACAAAGCGGACTTAACTTTAGAAGAAGTCGAGTTGTTTGAGCTGAATGAAGCTTTCGCTGCACAGGCGTTAGGCGTGATGTACCAGTTGTCTGAACAACATGATCTACCGCTTGAGGCGTTTAGATCTAAAGTCAATGTTAACGGTGGCGCTATTGCACTTGGTCATCCTTTAGGGGCATCAGGTAACCGAATTATTGTTTCACTCATCCACGAGATGATCGAACAGCATACCAATTATGGTGTTGCTTCGCTTTGTGTGGGCGGGGGAATGGGAACCGCTGTTTTGCTTAAAGGCATCGAGGACTAA